A portion of the Punica granatum isolate Tunisia-2019 chromosome 7, ASM765513v2, whole genome shotgun sequence genome contains these proteins:
- the LOC116214408 gene encoding uncharacterized protein LOC116214408, which yields SIKMKIPSFQGKSDPEAYLEWEKKVEFVFDCYSYSELKKVKLAAIEFSDYAIVWWDQLMINRRRNREPPIDTWEEMKRVMRKRFVPSYYYRELYNKLQSLRQGNRSVEEYFKEMEVAMIRANVEEDREATMARFLAGLNREIQNAEELQHYVELEDMVHMAIKIENQFKRRGNTRASQSPSTSTWKPNQWKKDKKQSTSMLKTEQKQEATSHVPQGKTDISTFRNRDIKCFKCQGRGHIASQCPNKRVMVMRDNGDIVTDTEDSDTDDMPPLEDVPEEEYLAPDALTLVARRALSLQTKGVEEVATMVEKLRLPMVKHPRPYKLQWLNDSGEIRVNKQVLVAFRIGKYEDEVLCDVVPMQAGHLLLGRPWQFDRRVKHDGFTNKYSFVLNQRSITLVPLTPQQVYEDQVRLRAINNITVKYRHPIPRLDDMLDELHGSCVFSKIDLKSGYHQIRMKEGDEWKTAFKTKYGLYEWLVMPFGLTNAPSTFMRLMNHVLRAFIGRFVVVYFDDILVYSKNLDDHKVHLKYVLDVLRKEKLFANMKKCTFCTDKLVFLGFVVSAQGIQVDEEKVRAIQEWPSPTSVSNKNVGFRWGEEQEKAFQLIKENLTNAPLLSLPNFSKTFEIECDASGVGIGAVLMQEGRPIAYFSEKLSGAALNYPTYDKELYALVRALETWQHYLWPKEFVIHTDHESLKHLKGQHKLNKRHARWVEFIETFPYVIRYKQVQESHGGGLMGHSATKFSPFEVVYGFNPLTPLDLSPLPLTEHVNLDGKKKVEFVKQIHEKTRLNIERKTEQYTKHANKGRHKLIFEPGDWVWLHMRKERFPAQRRSKLLPRGDGPFQVLERINDNAYKLDLPGDDLRTNPFQEEGNDANRSTTSRDLVQVPIGPITRARAKKFKDELNGLIQ from the exons agtattaaaatgaaaatcccatcgttccaaggaaagagtgatcccgaagcataccttgagtgggagaaaaaggtggagtttgtatttgattgttatagttattccgagctgaagaaagtcaaattggcagcaattgaattctcggattatgcaattgtttggtgggatcaattgatgataaataggcgaagaaatagagagccacctatagatacgtgggaggaaatgaaaagggtgatgaggaagcgatttgttcctagttattactaccgggagctgtataataagttacaaagtcttaggcaaggtaaccggagtgtagaggaatattttaaggagatggaagtggccatgattagagctaacgtagaggaggatcgggaggctactatggcaagatttttggctggattgaaccgagaaattcaaaatgccgaggaattacaacattatgtggagttggaggatatggtgcacatggccatcaagattgagaaccagttcaagaggagaggcaatacacgtgcaagccaaagtccaagcacatccacttggaaaccgaatcagtggaagaaagataagaagcaatccacgtcgatgttgaaaaccgagcaaaagcaagaagcaaccagccatgttcctcaaggtaaaaccgacatttctaccttcaggaatcgtgacattaagtgttttaaatgccaaggcaggggacacatagcaagtcaatgcccaaacaagcgggtcatggtgatgcgagacaatggtgacattgtgaccgacactgaagattccgacaccgatgacatgcccccattggaggatgttcccgaggaggaatatttagctccagatgcattgacattggtggcaaggagagcattaagcttgcaaacaaaaggagttgaagaagt cgcaacaatggtggaaaaattaagactgcccatggtgaagcaccctaggccgtacaagctgcaatggttgaatgatagtggtgagataagggtgaacaagcaggtgttagttgcatttcgaatcggtaaatacgaagatgaagtgttgtgtgatgtagtaccgatgcaagcaggacacttgttgctagggcgtccatggcaatttgatagacgagtgaagcatgatggctttacgaacaaatactcctttgtacttaatcaacgatcaatcactcttgtaccattgactccgcagcaagtatatgaggatcaagtgagattg cgagcaatcaacaacataacggtaaagtatcgtcatcctattcctcgcttagatgatatgttagatgagttacatggttcttgtgtattttctaaaattgatttaaagagtggttatcatcagattagaatgaaagaaggagatgaatggaaaactgcctttaaaacaaaatacggtttgtacgaatggttagttatgccttttggtttgactaatgctccaagcacttttatgagacttatgaatcatgttttgcgtgcatttataggtagatttgtggttgtctactttgatgatatactcgtttacagcaaaaacttagatgatcataaggtacatttgaaatatgtcttagatgtgcttaggaaggaaaagttatttgctaatatgaagaagtgtactttttgcaccgataagcttgtttttttgggatttgttgttagtgcacaaggtatacaggttgatgaggagaaggtacgtgcaatccaagagtggccgagtcccacaagtgtaagtaat aaaaacgttggatttagatggggagaagaacaagagaaggcgtttcagctaatcaaagagaacctgaccaacgctcctttattatctttacctaacttttctaaaacttttgagattgaatgtgatgcttcaggtgttggtataggtgcagttctcatgcaggaaggacgaccaattgcttacttcagcgaaaaactaagcggggcagccttaaactatccaacttatgataaagagttgtatgcattggttcgagctttagagacgtggcagcactacctatggcctaaggagttcgtgatacacaccgatcatgagtccttgaaacacttgaagggccaacacaaactaaacaaaagacatgcccgatgggtggagttcattgagacgtttccatacgtcattcggtataagcaag tgcaggaatcacatggtgggggattaatggg tcattccgctactaaattttcaccatttgaagttgtttatggatttaatcctttaactccattggatttatctcctttacctttgactgagcatgttaatttagatggcaaaaagaaagttgaatttgtcaagcagattcatgagaaaacaagactcaacattgagcgaaaaacggagcagtatacaaaacacgccaacaagggccgtcataagctgatttttgaacccggagattgggtttggttgcatatgaggaaagagagatttccggcgcaaagacgttccaaactgcttccaagaggagatggaccttttcaagtcctggagcgcatcaatgacaatgcttataaactagacttacctg gtgatgatttgaggacaaatccttttcaagaggaggggaatgatgcaaatcgtagcacgacttcaagggatctagttcaagttccaattggaccgattacacgagcacgag